One segment of Sesamum indicum cultivar Zhongzhi No. 13 linkage group LG4, S_indicum_v1.0, whole genome shotgun sequence DNA contains the following:
- the LOC105160106 gene encoding putative late blight resistance protein homolog R1A-10 yields the protein MVVAAYATLRSLSHVLTNLQHPARLHRLHVDTNRIQSLQETVQFLLDFLDAHSQRISEEIGVLGRQIADAAAEAEEVVDRHVVDQLRFRSEEESHCMAALSSFSQDIDKLTGQLDSLTKELTKVVKEEWAVDAQEEQCIVSVPVKSPEVLPSSGKKTIMVGFDEDLEQILDKLTRDEPDLHILPIVGMGGIGKTTLAQNIFDHPYTVHYFPKRIWLTISQECSVRELLSSLLDNGKEQESNQTLAELGQRLYQSLFGERYLIVMDDVWSVEAWNDLKLFFPNNSKGSRVMLTTRESSLAKSLGSQESYLLDFPNEENSWNLFYQETFAQKDCPYPELEEIGKNIAKSCNGLPLTIVVLGGLLANSNMTREYWESVAKDVSTFRTSKDYEGCLKILSLSYNNLPVYLKPCFLYMSVFPEDSKICVSRLTRLWIAEGFLKPIRGKSLEEVAEKYLRDLIDRNLILSLEFKIDGKLKECGIHDLLRDLCLTEYEKEHFIYAPKVQRVDACSVKDMCFMCGLGTSLQRIDLNEVHDGSQLTSLASVLVCNTCKNTYPSLNKARVVRTRLVKILGRPREVESLHPTSLRYLQMVDVTLYEFLYPSTIALLWNQQTFEIFSFPPYSKISLPYVMWDMPQLQHFIGSAHFILPKEATTQDFDIMKNLHTLFGMRNFRCTEEVLRRIPNLNKLGIYYDKENEIEWTYYCLYNLVRLQKLESLSIEAYNLRLENLTFPTLLKELCLKGCNIPWEKIMTVGSLLPNLGKLVVESNYFEEHEWNQVEGDFPRLKFLKISNSHHLTRWRAENIHFPNLEILFIEFMLNLEEIPAIIGDIITLHSIYFKSCEGPVIDLAKQIVEEQQRTYGNEILQLYINGERYQVGSY from the coding sequence ATGGTAGTAGCAGCTTATGCAACTTTGCGTTCCCTCTCACATGTCCTTACCAATCTCCAACATCCTGCTCGTCTCCATCGGCTTCATGTTGACACAAATCGAATTCAGAGCCTGCAGGAGACTGTTCAGTTCTTGCTAGACTTTCTCGATGCTCATTCCCAAAGAATAAGTGAAGAAATTGGAGTTCTGGGGAGGCAAATTGCTGATGCTGCTGCAGAAGCAGAAGAAGTTGTTGACCGCCATGTAGTGGATCAGCTTCGCTTTAGATCTGAGGAAGAAAGTCACTGTATGGCAGCCCTCTCATCTTTCTCTCAAGATATAGACAAACTTACTGGACAGTTGGATTCCCTCACAAAAGAGTTAACGAAGGTGGTGAAAGAAGAATGGGCAGTCGACGCCCAAGAAGAGCAGTGCATAGTGTCTGTTCCTGTCAAATCACCAGAAGTGCTTCCTTCGAGTGGCAAGAAGACTATTATGGTGGGATTTGATGAAGACTTGGAACAAATCTTGGATAAGCTCACTAGAGATGAACCTGATCTCCACATCCTCCCCATTGTAGGGATGGGAGGCATTGGTAAGACTACTTTagctcaaaatatttttgatcatCCATATACTGTGCACTACTTTCCTAAACGAATTTGGCTTACAATATCTCAAGAATGTAGTGTACGGGAACTTCTTTCATCCCTTCTTGATAATGGAAAAGAGCAAGAGAGTAATCAAACTTTGGCCGAATTAGGACAACGATTGTACCAAAGTTTGTTCGGGGAAAGATATTTGATAGTTATGGATGATGTATGGAGTGTAGAGGCTTGGAATGATTTAAAGTTGTTCTTTCCAAATAACAGTAAAGGAAGTCGAGTTATGTTGACTACTAGGGAGTCAAGCTTGGCGAAATCTTTAGGCTCTCAGGAatcttatttgttagattttccAAATGAGGAAAATAGTTGGAATTTGTTTTACCAAGAAACCTTTGCACAAAAAGATTGTCCATATCCGGAATTGGAGGAAATAGGTAAGAACATTGCAAAGAGTTGCAATGGACTTCCACTAACAATTGTTGTACTCGGCGGGCTGCTTGCAAACTCCAACATGACACGGGAATATTGGGAGTCTGTCGCAAAAGATGTAAGCACTTTTCGTACTTCAAAAGATTATGAGGGATGTCTAAAGATATTGTCTTTGAGCTATAACAATTTGCCCGTTTATCTTAAACCATGTTTTCTCTATATGAGTGTTTTTCCTGAAGATTCTAAGATTTGTGTTTCCAGACTAACCAGATTATGGATTGCTGAAGGATTTCTAAAACCAATAAGAGGTAAAAGCTTGGAAGAGGTAGCAGAGAAATACTTAAGAGACCTTATTGATAGAAATCTAATTTTGAGTCTTGAATTTAAGATTGatggaaaattaaaagaatgtGGAATCCATGATCTTCTTAGAGATTTATGTTTGAcagaatatgaaaaagaacATTTCATTTATGCCCCAAAAGTGCAACGTGTTGATGCTTGCAGTGTGAAGGACATGTGCTTCATGTGTGGCCTTGGGACCTCACTCCAAAGGATAGATCTAAATGAAGTGCATGATGGCTCACAACTGACATCTCTTGCAAGTGTTTTGGTCTGTAACACCTGCAAAAATACTTATCCGAGTCTTAATAAAGCGAGAGTGGTGAGGACAAGATTAGTGAAAATTTTGGGGCGTCCTCGTGAAGTAGAATCTCTGCACCCTACTAGCTTGCGGTATCTTCAGATGGTCGATGTGACTTTATACGAGTTTTTGTATCCATCTACAATAGCTTTACTCTGGAATCAACagacttttgaaattttctcttttccccCTTATAGTAAAATATCTCTACCATACGTAATGTGGGATATGCCACAGCTTCAGCATTTTATTGGTTCagctcattttattttgcctAAAGAAGCAACTACTCAAGATTTTGATATTATGAAAAACCTACATACGCTTTTTGGTATGAGAAATTTCAGGTGTACAGAGGAGGTTCTAAGAAGAATACCGAATCTGAATAAATTAGGTATTTACTATGATAAAGAGAATGAAATAGAATGGACGTACTACTGTCTCTACAATCTTGTTCGTCTGCAAAAACTCGAATCACTTTCTATCGAAGCTTACAATCTTCGATTGGAGAATCTCACCTTCCCGACTTTACTTAAGGAGCTGTGCTTGAAAGGTTGTAATATTCCTTGGGAAAAGATAATGACTGTTGGCTCCTTATTGCCTAATCTTGGAAAGCTTGTAGTGGAATCTAATTATTTCGAGGAGCACGAGTGGAATCAAGTTGAAGGCGACTTTCCTCGactcaaattcttgaaaatttccaACAGTCATCACCTGACGCGATGGAGGGCAGAAAATATCCACTTTCCTAATCTTGAGATCCTCTTTATAGAGTTCATGTTGAATTTGGAGGAGATCCCTGCAATTATTGGAGATATAATCACACTCCATTCCATTTACTTCAAAAGTTGTGAAGGTCCTGTCATCGATTTGGCAAAGCAAATAGTGGAGGAACAACAACGTACCTATGGAAATGAGATTCTTCAACTTTATATAAATGGAGAAAGGTATCAAGTTGGTAGTTACTAG